The following proteins are co-located in the Ketogulonicigenium robustum genome:
- a CDS encoding glycosyl hydrolase family 28-related protein: MNKAITDGLVLMPASFAAGLANWSRGDGTPGSATYATGGAGTLVPADQDFGAALELQKTAATQKIRYMTATPLLPGLYLRITARVKAVAGALPAVQIAGYPTNGSGAAITGLTVVGAAKQLTTYGEVVEVSAVVATGQRAGVNMVWRNAAYGYFGINFTGPNGGLLRVDDIEIEDITHAFLRDMMAQVDVRDYGAVGNGVADDSAAFLAADAAAAGREILAPAGTYFLDQDVTLLARTKFEGRVIVPDNRRFILQGNFNLNAYIEAFGDEEQAFRKGWQALLNNADHEGFDLCGRRITLTRPLDMQACDPGRTTFAQRRVIRNGQFQPDESPLWDAQTVTAQATYTAANSTRLTGVSGIGAIQRGSLVTGTGVGREVYVTDVDVANNTLTLSAELYDAEGTQTFTFTRFKYLLDFSGYTTLSQVILADVDFQCQGRASGVMLARGGTAFHIRDCFFTRPKDRGVTSIGRGCQGLQIDRCQFLSNEQDLPVTSRVSIGFNTNANDVKLRNTRAVMFRHFGVLAGSGNIVMGNHFFAGDSEGTGVRYAGLVITMPNPRMTIMGNYIDNNSLEWTNEHSSSPALGVQFSFGGLTISGNNFTAGNVAPWFSWIVIKPYGAGHYIQGLTVTDNVFRTIAGTVERAERVDTTFADLDFGRVRNVLFTGNVFNAVTNEARNPLNVSFTQGGASRTWVLDGGANLPFGGRLRTVESVVAMGGLTTGSGGAVYENPSVEVEFGDSRRQARLTFGTACRGTVRCMVRMDNPN, from the coding sequence ATGAACAAGGCAATCACGGACGGGCTGGTTTTGATGCCGGCCAGCTTTGCGGCGGGGCTGGCGAATTGGTCACGGGGCGATGGCACGCCGGGGTCGGCCACATATGCGACGGGCGGGGCGGGCACGCTGGTGCCAGCCGACCAAGACTTTGGCGCCGCGCTCGAGCTGCAAAAAACCGCAGCGACGCAGAAAATCCGTTACATGACCGCGACGCCGCTGCTGCCGGGGCTGTATTTGCGCATCACCGCGCGGGTCAAGGCTGTTGCGGGCGCGCTGCCCGCCGTGCAGATCGCGGGCTATCCGACGAACGGGTCGGGCGCGGCGATCACGGGGCTGACGGTGGTCGGGGCGGCCAAACAGCTGACGACCTATGGCGAGGTGGTCGAGGTCTCGGCCGTTGTCGCCACCGGCCAGCGCGCTGGCGTCAATATGGTCTGGCGTAACGCGGCCTATGGGTATTTCGGTATCAACTTTACCGGCCCCAATGGCGGCCTGCTGCGCGTTGATGATATCGAGATTGAGGACATCACCCATGCCTTCCTGCGCGATATGATGGCGCAGGTCGATGTGCGCGACTATGGCGCGGTCGGCAATGGCGTGGCCGATGATTCCGCTGCGTTTCTGGCCGCCGATGCCGCCGCCGCAGGGCGCGAGATTCTGGCGCCGGCGGGCACCTATTTTCTGGATCAGGACGTGACCTTGCTGGCGCGCACCAAGTTCGAGGGCCGCGTGATCGTGCCCGACAACCGCCGTTTTATCCTGCAGGGCAACTTCAACCTGAACGCCTATATCGAGGCCTTCGGCGACGAGGAACAGGCCTTCCGCAAGGGCTGGCAGGCGCTGCTGAACAATGCCGACCACGAGGGGTTCGACCTGTGCGGGCGCCGTATCACCCTGACGCGCCCGTTGGATATGCAGGCCTGCGACCCTGGCCGGACGACCTTTGCGCAGCGCCGCGTGATCCGCAACGGCCAGTTCCAACCCGACGAAAGCCCCCTGTGGGACGCGCAAACCGTTACCGCGCAGGCGACCTATACCGCCGCAAACAGCACACGGTTGACCGGCGTCAGCGGGATCGGCGCGATTCAGCGCGGCAGTTTGGTCACAGGCACCGGTGTCGGCCGCGAGGTTTATGTGACCGATGTAGACGTGGCGAACAACACGCTCACCCTCTCGGCCGAATTGTATGACGCCGAAGGCACCCAAACGTTCACCTTCACGCGGTTCAAATATCTGCTGGATTTCTCGGGCTATACGACGCTGAGCCAAGTCATTCTGGCGGATGTCGATTTTCAGTGCCAAGGCCGCGCCAGCGGGGTGATGCTGGCGCGCGGCGGCACTGCATTCCACATCCGCGACTGCTTCTTCACTCGCCCCAAAGACCGCGGCGTCACCTCGATCGGGCGGGGCTGTCAGGGGTTGCAAATCGACCGCTGCCAGTTCCTCTCGAACGAGCAAGACCTGCCGGTGACTAGCCGCGTGTCTATCGGCTTCAACACCAATGCGAACGATGTAAAGCTGCGCAACACCCGCGCCGTGATGTTCCGCCATTTCGGCGTTCTGGCGGGGTCGGGTAATATCGTCATGGGGAACCACTTCTTCGCGGGTGATTCCGAAGGGACGGGCGTGCGTTATGCGGGGCTGGTCATCACTATGCCGAACCCGCGCATGACGATTATGGGCAACTACATCGACAACAACTCGTTGGAATGGACGAATGAGCATTCATCCAGCCCGGCGCTGGGCGTGCAGTTCAGTTTTGGCGGATTGACGATTTCGGGCAACAACTTCACCGCTGGCAATGTCGCGCCGTGGTTCAGCTGGATTGTCATCAAGCCATATGGGGCGGGTCACTATATTCAGGGCCTGACCGTCACCGATAACGTCTTCCGCACCATCGCTGGCACGGTCGAGCGGGCCGAGCGTGTCGACACCACCTTCGCTGATTTGGACTTTGGCCGTGTGCGCAACGTGCTGTTCACCGGAAACGTCTTCAACGCCGTCACGAACGAGGCGCGCAACCCGCTGAACGTCAGCTTTACCCAAGGGGGCGCCAGCCGAACATGGGTGCTGGATGGGGGCGCGAACCTGCCCTTTGGCGGGCGGCTGCGCACAGTGGAATCGGTCGTGGCGATGGGCGGCTTGACCACAGGCTCGGGCGGGGCGGTCTACGAGAACCCCTCGGTCGAGGTCGAGTTCGGCGACAGCCGCAGGCAAGCGCGGCTAACCTTCGGCACGGCGTGCCGTGGCACGGTGCGCTGCATGGTGCGCATGGATAACCCGAACTAA
- a CDS encoding urease accessory protein UreD — MTTPASPPRQPRSEGQLVITAKYDGGRARLGDLRQQGSFRALFPHGARDDVLAIMLNTSGGITGGDRFDTTAIADAGAALTLSTQAAERAYRIAGDEPGSVTVQLRAAENAVLHWLPQETILFDGAGLHRTLDIDMHPTARVVMCEPLILGRRAMGERVGTARLHDRWSVRRGGTLVFLDALHLDGPVQDMADQIGVADGAGAMAQVMLAAPDADAELLRIRALLPPTAGASLVRDGLLFIRILAEDGFTLRRSLIPILEILTRAPLPRTWSL, encoded by the coding sequence TTGACGACGCCAGCCTCACCCCCCCGCCAGCCCCGATCCGAGGGGCAGCTGGTCATCACCGCCAAATACGATGGCGGTCGCGCGCGCTTGGGCGATCTGCGCCAGCAGGGGTCATTTCGTGCGCTGTTTCCCCATGGCGCGCGTGATGACGTGTTGGCGATCATGCTTAACACCTCGGGCGGGATTACGGGGGGCGATCGGTTCGATACCACCGCCATTGCCGATGCCGGTGCCGCGCTGACCCTGTCGACCCAAGCGGCCGAGCGCGCCTACCGCATCGCAGGCGACGAACCCGGCAGCGTGACGGTGCAATTGCGCGCCGCAGAAAACGCCGTTCTGCACTGGCTGCCGCAGGAAACCATCTTGTTCGACGGCGCGGGCCTGCACCGCACGCTGGACATCGACATGCACCCTACCGCCCGCGTCGTCATGTGCGAGCCGCTGATTTTGGGCCGCCGCGCGATGGGCGAGCGTGTCGGTACCGCCCGCCTGCACGACCGCTGGTCGGTGCGACGCGGCGGGACGCTGGTGTTTCTGGACGCGCTGCATCTGGATGGCCCGGTACAGGATATGGCCGACCAGATCGGCGTTGCCGACGGGGCAGGGGCGATGGCGCAGGTGATGCTGGCCGCGCCTGATGCAGATGCTGAACTTTTACGCATTCGCGCGCTTTTGCCCCCCACGGCAGGGGCCAGCCTTGTGCGCGACGGTCTTTTGTTTATCCGTATTCTGGCCGAAGATGGGTTTACGCTGCGCCGCAGCCTGATCCCGATTCTGGAAATTCTGACGCGCGCGCCCCTGCCAAGAACTTGGAGCCTCTGA
- a CDS encoding urease subunit gamma yields MQLTPREKDKLLISMAAEVARRRLARGVKLNHPEAIALITDFVVEGARDGRSVADLMQAGAHVITRAQCMEGIAEMIHDVQVEATFPDGTKLVTVHNPIR; encoded by the coding sequence ATGCAACTGACCCCCCGTGAAAAGGACAAGCTGCTGATTTCCATGGCGGCCGAGGTCGCCCGTCGCCGCCTTGCGCGCGGGGTCAAGCTGAACCATCCCGAGGCGATTGCCTTGATCACCGATTTCGTCGTCGAGGGGGCCCGCGATGGCCGATCGGTCGCCGACCTGATGCAGGCGGGCGCCCATGTCATCACGCGCGCCCAATGCATGGAAGGGATCGCCGAGATGATCCACGACGTGCAGGTCGAAGCGACCTTCCCCGACGGAACCAAGCTGGTCACCGTCCACAATCCCATTCGCTAA
- a CDS encoding urease subunit beta, giving the protein MIPGEIFPADGDLTLNADREAITMMVANTGDRPIQVGSHYHFAETNPALDFDRAAARGMRLDIAAGTAVRFEPGQRRDVRLIPLSGARIVHGFRAEVAGPL; this is encoded by the coding sequence ATGATACCCGGAGAGATCTTTCCCGCCGACGGCGATCTGACCTTGAACGCCGACCGCGAGGCGATCACGATGATGGTCGCAAACACGGGCGATCGCCCGATCCAGGTCGGCAGCCACTACCATTTCGCCGAGACGAACCCCGCGCTGGATTTCGACCGCGCCGCCGCGCGCGGGATGCGTCTTGATATTGCCGCAGGCACCGCCGTTCGGTTCGAGCCGGGCCAGCGCCGTGATGTGCGCCTGATCCCGCTGTCGGGCGCACGCATTGTGCATGGGTTCCGCGCCGAAGTCGCCGGTCCACTTTAA